A window from Vanessa cardui chromosome 21, ilVanCard2.1, whole genome shotgun sequence encodes these proteins:
- the LOC124538939 gene encoding aryl hydrocarbon receptor, translating to MHKEKEDLHAHRRDHTHYEHIMPDGEMFLQALNGFLMILTCEGEVFFATHSIESYLGFHQSDIVHQSVYELVHSEDREELQRQLLWNSFLPPEVNNLSLQDVLRSERAHLLERSFTVRFRCLLDNTSGFLRLDIRGRIKVLHGQNKKTEDPPLALFAICAPFGPPSLLEIPQKEVMFKSKHKLDLSLVSMDQRGKMLLGYTDAELANMGGYDLVHYDDLAYVASAHQELLKTGASGMIAYRFQTKDGQWQWLQTSSRLVYKNSKPDFVISTHRPLMEEEGRDLLGKRTMDFKVSYLDTGLTSLYFSESEQLSGCESTVTTPPRAARRYKTQLRDFLSTCRNKRRVPPTPAPPPVDYLAADAVAAAYTNLNGAYPAPYGEYPPAPTLHYAPPPLDDRFLAADNLFHQYKPLSYHYPYAPNGFLEPAPPGYEVPPAYHRPPSREYAYVDGGGRYVSPAGERRSPGAVAGPSPGGSSGSAEHERLQEAPRQTVLMWGAGGAPQDVPPEYSPPQVWRYPSHYHTAEATQ from the exons GCTCTCAACGGTTTCCTGATGATCTTGACCTGCGAAGGAGAAGTGTTCTTCGCTACTCACAGCATCGAGAGTTATCTGGGCTTCCATCAG tcaGATATAGTCCATCAATCAGTCTACGAACTCGTCCATTCAGAAGACAGAGAAGAATTACAGAGGCAGCTGTTATGGAACTCCTTCTTACCTCCCGAAGTCAACAATTTATCCTTACAAGACGTCTTAAGATCAGAGAGGGCACATCTACTGGAAAGAAGCTTTACAGTTCGGTTTAGGTGTTTACTTGATAACACTTCGGGATTTCTG AGGTTGGACATCAGAGGTCGAATAAAAGTGCTCCacggtcaaaataaaaaaaccgaGGATCCTCCACTAGCGTTATTTGCAATTTGTGCGCCTTTCGGTCCTCCAAGCCTCTTGGAAATACCACAAAAGGAAGTCATGTTCAAGAGTAAACACAAGCTCGATCTTTCTCTAGTCTCGATGGACCAAAG GGGTAAAATGTTGCTGGGCTACACAGACGCAGAGCTGGCTAACATGGGTGGCTATGACCTTGTGCACTATGATGACCTAGCTTACGTGGCTAGTGCTCATCAAGAAT tgCTAAAAACCGGGGCGTCAGGAATGATCGCGTACCGCTTCCAGACCAAGGACGGCCAATGGCAGTGGCTGCAGACCTCATCACGACTCGTCTATAAAAACTCAAAACCAGACTTCGTAATCAGCACGCACAGGCCTCTTAT GGAGGAGGAAGGTCGAGATCTTCTCGGGAAGCGGACAATGGACTTCAAAGTCAGTTACTTAGACACCGGCCTAACCAGTCTTTATTTCTCTGAGTCAGAACAGTTATCCGGTTGCGAATCCACCGTCACCACTCCGCCCAGAGCGGCGAGGCGATACAAAACCCAATTAAGGGACTTCCTGTCGACTTGCCGCAATAAGAGACGAGTACCCCCCACTCCGGCACCCCCTCCAGTCGACTATCTGGCTGCTGACGCCGTCGCCGCGGCATACACTAACTTAAATGGCGCATACCCGGCACCTTACGGCGAATACCCCCCGGCACCAACCTTGCATTACGCCCCGCCACCCCTCGACGACAGATTCCTTGCCGCGGACAACCTCTTCCATCAATACAAACCCCTGTCATACCACTACCCGTACGCGCCCAACGGCTTCCTGGAACCGGCGCCGCCCGGGTACGAGGTGCCGCCGGCGTACCACCGGCCGCCGTCGCGCGAGTACGCGTACGTGGACGGCGGCGGGCGGTACGTGAGCCCGGCGGGCGAGCGGCGGTCGCCGGGCGCGGTGGCGGGCCCGAGCCCGGGCGGCTCCAGTGGCTCGGCGGAGCACGAGCGGCTGCAGGAGGCGCCGCGGCAGACGGTGCTGATgtggggcgcgggcggcgcgccgCAGGACGTGCCGCCGGAGTACTCCCCGCCGCAGGTGTGGCGCTACCCCTCGCACTACCACACGGCCGAGGCGACGCAGTGA
- the LOC124538904 gene encoding uncharacterized protein LOC124538904 — translation MQITDAFCYLLFTITITSSCVNADDRTHEISEIKTERRLSKRDAAIFIDSFPIEPIYKHRPKVIYRRISKQRYKSPKPKYGPPHQPNRYRPKPRKPIKKYRGPVKPKYRPPSYKRRPAKLKYGPPKPNKFKTYGPPKKSPQTYFTQEPAGFGEPPTELMVDYQSGNHHFGEPPTDSYGSPLDESVINPFVPEHQAPPSGYSDTSGIDNLENNFGQDFSLWHNFQSDHNFDNNVAYSKKTPTFTGPQTFDLTDEDFSLNSHYKTSKDFGDQDPFERKKKPLYKKESFKIKTRRPKPSESDHEEEVLVGGRYAEPPARIVPKHRVSYSANFDDDDFTPYRGFIDPDIAISATMSPYVNYKHSNVAFSPQNLNDAFSIVN, via the exons ATGCAAATAACGGACGCTTTCTGTTATCTCTTATTTACG ataaCAATAACTTCTTCGTGTGTAAATGCAGATGATCGAACGCATGAAATATCGGAAATCAAAACAGAAAGACGTTTATCTAAAAGAGATGCAGCAATTTTTATTGACAGCTTTCCAATAGAACCTATTTACAAACATAGACCAAAAGTTATATATAGAAGAATATCTAAACAACGGTATAAGAGCCCAAAGCCCAAGTACGGCCCACCTCATCAACCCAACAGATACAGACCCAAGCCAAGgaaaccaattaaaaaatacagaggACCAGTTAAACCAAAATATAGACCACCGAGCTACAAGCGTCGTCCAGCAAAACTGAAATATGGTCCACCAAAACCAAACAAATTCAAAACTTATGGTCCACCTAAAAAGTCACCACAAACGTACTTCACTCAAGAACCTGCAGGATTCGGTGAGCCCCCTACAGAATTGATGGTTGATTATCAGTCAGGAAATCATCATTTTGGCGAACCACCCACAGACTCGTACGGCTCTCCTTTAGATGAATCTGTTATAAATCCTTTTGTTCCGGAACATCAAGCGCCGCCTTCTGGTTACTCAGATACTTCGGGCATTGACAATTTAGAAAACAACTTCGGTCAAGACTTTAGCCTATGGCACAATTTCCAATCAGATCACAACTTTGATAATAATGTTGCATATTCAAAGAAAACGCCGACATTCACGGGACCCCAAACCTTCGATTTAACGGACGAAGATTTCAGCTTGAACTCACATTATAAAACCAGCAAGGATTTCGGCGATCAAGATCcatttgaaagaaagaaaaaacctCTTTACAAGAAAGAgtcttttaaaatcaaaactcGAAGACCAAAACCGTCTGAGTCGGATCATGAAGAGGAAGTATTAGTAGGAGGTCGCTACGCGGAACCACCTGCAAGAATAGTTCCAAAACATCGCGTTAGCTATTCTGCCAATTTCGATGATGACGATTTCACGCCTTATAGAGGATTTATCGACCCAGACATTGCCATTTCTGCAACCATGTCACCTTACGTTAACTATAAACACAGTAACGTGGCATTCAGTCCACAAAACTTAAATGATGCATTTAGTATAGTTAATTAG
- the LOC124538961 gene encoding uncharacterized protein LOC124538961 isoform X1 has protein sequence MKYWALVCLTLLVSVQGFPTEQRISEKQPSQANELIKPNKIRETPRDCKAKCASSIAQKAAAEAKAAQAAQNAAGAQAAHMVKTQLAEKALQAAKAAEAALAGKQAVVEQLQQEVKEAEAVVAENTAAIRQQQAAVNAAVQAAQQATAQHKILTQTCQLAAQLEKAALCVLEKVKFGLQEKCHNLAESRSRLAHLQHKLQCACAECAATKQAAHAACEAARAACGNARRKRLVRRNITAKKQSNRRKSASNENVPKIS, from the exons ATGAAATATTGGGCTTTAGTGTGTCTGACGCTATTAGTGTCAGTACAAGGATTTCCGACGGAGCAAAGGATATCGGAGAAACAGCCATCGCAAGCAAACGAACTGATAAAACCGAATAAGATAAGAGAAACGCCTCGCGATTGTAAAGCCAAGTGTGCATCGAGTATCGCTCAGAAAGCAGCCGCTGAAGCTAAAGCTGCTCAGGCCGCTCAAAATGCCGCTGGTGCCCAAGCAGCTCATATG gtTAAGACTCAATTAGCAGAGAAAGCACTTCAAGCAGCAAAAGCCGCCGAAGCCGCACTGGCTGGCAAACAGGCCGTTGTAGAGCAACTACAACAAGAAGTGAAGGAAGCTGAAGCTGTAGTTGCAGAAAATACTGCAGCGATACGCCAACAGCAAGCTGCAGTTAATGCAGCAGTTCAAGCGGCCCAACAAGCTACAGCACAA CACAAAATATTGACGCAGACATGCCAACTTGCTGCTCAGCTTGAAAAAGCGGCGCTCTGCGTTTTAGAAAAGGTAAAATTCGGTTTACAAGAAAAGTGCCACAATTTGGCCGAATCTCGGTCTCGATTGGCTCATCTTCAACATAAGCTGCAATGTGCTTGTGCTGAATGTGCTGCTACCAAGCAAGCTGCTCACGCTGCATGTGAAGCCGCACGTGCTGCTTGTGGGAATGCGAGGAGGAAACGTTTGGTTCGAAGAAATATAACAGCAAAAAAACAATCTAATCGTCGAAAATCTGCCTCGAATGAAAACGTTCcgaaaataagttaa
- the LOC124538961 gene encoding tol-Pal system protein TolA-like isoform X2: MKYWALVCLTLLVSVQGFPTEQRISEKQPSQANELIKPNKIRETPRDCKAKCASSIAQKAAAEAKAAQAAQNAAGAQAAHMVKTQLAEKALQAAKAAEAALAGKQAVVEQLQQEVKEAEAVVAENTAAIRQQQAAVNAAVQAAQQATAQELIG, translated from the exons ATGAAATATTGGGCTTTAGTGTGTCTGACGCTATTAGTGTCAGTACAAGGATTTCCGACGGAGCAAAGGATATCGGAGAAACAGCCATCGCAAGCAAACGAACTGATAAAACCGAATAAGATAAGAGAAACGCCTCGCGATTGTAAAGCCAAGTGTGCATCGAGTATCGCTCAGAAAGCAGCCGCTGAAGCTAAAGCTGCTCAGGCCGCTCAAAATGCCGCTGGTGCCCAAGCAGCTCATATG gtTAAGACTCAATTAGCAGAGAAAGCACTTCAAGCAGCAAAAGCCGCCGAAGCCGCACTGGCTGGCAAACAGGCCGTTGTAGAGCAACTACAACAAGAAGTGAAGGAAGCTGAAGCTGTAGTTGCAGAAAATACTGCAGCGATACGCCAACAGCAAGCTGCAGTTAATGCAGCAGTTCAAGCGGCCCAACAAGCTACAGCACAA GAACTGATTGGATAG
- the LOC124538934 gene encoding uncharacterized protein LOC124538934 isoform X2: MKPSQNVFCGLLFLLAVSIEIVQPLCVLESDFGFKINCAFKKSGLFRVRNLGGIKAHASLGFSLGDELGFEQSLTNQDPSRRRSVSFKNGAPNILVDTSSRPAPKQEKRAKQNRIMMRPMAPVSRPNQSAMDKLSTLHRRVSSTMQPIVISGPIADTPMHKAQPTVTMAKPMPMGVPPFRPLPPKEETLRVVPLAASKKTYSPLQAPQASGAPYQNPVPHQVHDIANMYSYNTKKVDDYNSISGYSDDITLKFNKDDINTKIAEIAKAGNISMEAVEAAIALRQQQLLSKYANIPVPTTTTSTTTTTTTEAVVFQLEPEPEIIVAPVPNKPKRNPTSGKVMNAPREYYPVGYEKNFDDHFQSKVDLPDTNFHCGDQKYFPGLYGDENLGCMVFHVCALTDDGLVMKSFLCPESTLFDQTILKCNWWFYVDCKNTMKLYDTNIPVSKSYQLMKALTFFSSYKKEMEDGQPMNPEDVEGIKSAITILENQDSKPQGSENIEIVTPSPNTLPVIDERHSHKNNTTSPVYRGTRDYTNSTEKRNQRRNPVQTQDSEEYKLITLNANINFNNTKSSENKSSENSSERKRRRMVSRNNYTPTTKSTTPVTTPTTTTTSTTTQAPVEVTTPSIEIIKQEIQSIEEITPVPEQQAKLTDQIENLGEIDYTILREGEHSPPVRRFYRSSQERDDAINKEIEIVNNEKVQIVRPTSSAQLVGEYPTQTATIAKLDEAVLGRKVSGRFKKEAITIVVPTNYAIYRSPTRDRT, encoded by the exons GTTTCAGCCTGGGCGATGAGCTCGGATTTGAGCAGTCATTAACCAATCAAGACCCGAGTAGACGAAGATCGGTCAGCTTTAAAAATGGAGCGCCTAATATTCTTGTTGATACATCAAGCCGACCGGCGCCCAAACAGGAA AAACGAGCAAAACAGAATCGAATAATGATGAGGCCAATGGCTCCTGTGAGCAGACCCAATCAGTCTGCTATGGACAAACTTTCGACATTACACAGACGCGTTTCCTCTACAATGCAGCCGATCGTCATATCTGGTCCCATTGCAGACACTCCCATGCATAAAGCACAGCCCACTGTCACGATGGCGAAACCGATGCCGATGGGCGTACCACCATTCAGACCGCTACCACCAAAAGAGGAAACATTGAGAGTTGTTCCATTGGCAGCATCGAAGAAAACCTACAGTCCCCTTCAAGCGCCACAAGCTTCCGGAGCACCTTATCAAA ACCCAGTTCCTCATCAAGTACACGATATCGCGAATATGTACTCCTACAACACGAAGAAAGTCGACGACTACAATAGTATAAGTGGTTACAGCGATGATATAactcttaaatttaataaagacgatataaatacgaaaatagcTGAAATAGCTAAAGCTGGTAACATATCAATGGAAGCAGTAGAAGCAGCTATAGCGCTGAGGCAACAGCAACTCTTGAGCAAATACGCAAACATTCCGGTTCCAACCACAACAACGAGTACAACAACGACAACGACAACAGAAGCTGTTGTCTTCCAGCTGGAGCCTGAACCGGAAATTATAGTGGCCCCAGTGCCGAACAAACCAAAGAG AAACCCAACATCCGGTAAAGTGATGAACGCCCCGCGCGAGTACTACCCCGTCGGTTACGAAAAGAACTTCGACGATCATTTCCAATCTAAAGTCGACCTTCCAGACACCAACTTCCACTGTGGTGACCAGAAATATTTCCCTGGACTCTACGGAGACGAAAACCTTGGTTGTATG GTATTCCACGTCTGTGCGCTAACAGATGACGGTCTTGTCATGAAATCTTTCCTCTGTCCTGAATCTACTCTCTTCGATCAAACTATCCTCAAGTGTAACTGGTGGTTCTACGTGGACTGCAAGAACACGATGAAGTTGTACGACACCAACATCCCCGTGTCGAAGAGCTATCAGCTGATGAAGGCTTTAACTTTCTTCTCCTCTTATAAGAAAGAAATGGAAGATG GCCAACCAATGAACCCAGAAGATGTAGAAGGCATTAAGAGTGCTATAACGATACTAGAAAATCAAGACTCGAAGCCACAAGGAAGCGAGAACATTGAAATCGTAACGCCATCTCCCAACACACTACCCGTTATAGACGAAAGGCATTCGcacaaaaacaatacaacatCACCTGTATACAGGGGGACCAGAGATTACACTAATTCCACTGAAAAACGAAACCAGAGACGCAACCCTGTACAAACCCAAGACAGCGAAGAATACAAACTTATCACCCTCAAtgccaatattaattttaacaacacGAAATCCTCTGAAAATAAGTCTTCAGAAAATTCATCAGAGAGAAAGAGACGAAGAATGGTATCGAGGAACAACTACACGCCTACAACTAAGTCTACAACTCCTGTTACTACTCCAACTACTACCACTACTTCTACTACTACACAAGCTCCCGTCGAAGTAACAACGCCTtctatagaaataattaaacaagaaaTACAATCGATTGAAGAAATAACACCGGTACCTGAGCAACAAGCAAAGCTAACAGATCAAATTGAAAACTTAGGAGAAATAGATTACACAATTCTAAGAGAAGGCGAACATTCTCCACCAGTACGACGATTCTATCGATCAAGTCAAGAAAGAGATGACGCGATAAATAAAGAGATAGAGATAgttaataatgaaaaagtaCAGATCGTAAGACCGACGTCCTCAGCTCAACTCGTTGGGGAGTATCCCACTCAAACAGCGACTATTGCTAAATTAGACGAAGCAGTGTTAGGTAGGAAAGTAAGCGGAAGATTCAAGAAGGAGGCGATAACGATAGTCGTTCCGACGAACTACGCCATCTATCGAAGTCCGACGCGGGATCGAACCTAG
- the LOC124538934 gene encoding uncharacterized protein LOC124538934 isoform X1 produces the protein MKPSQNVFCGLLFLLAVSIEIVQPLCVLESDFGFKINCAFKKSGLFRVRNLGGIKAHASLGFSLGDELGFEQSLTNQDPSRRRSVSFKNGAPNILVDTSSRPAPKQEKRAKQNRIMMRPMAPVSRPNQSAMDKLSTLHRRVSSTMQPIVISGPIADTPMHKAQPTVTMAKPMPMGVPPFRPLPPKEETLRVVPLAASKKTYSPLQAPQASGAPYQSETRFISPDNMSKMVSHMTAVQYQHIRQTPSKTKSQPTLNPFVPMPSQAISIIPAPVLKQSSNAMPYSYNSVSYPKTNPISNFVDPVPHQVHDIANMYSYNTKKVDDYNSISGYSDDITLKFNKDDINTKIAEIAKAGNISMEAVEAAIALRQQQLLSKYANIPVPTTTTSTTTTTTTEAVVFQLEPEPEIIVAPVPNKPKRNPTSGKVMNAPREYYPVGYEKNFDDHFQSKVDLPDTNFHCGDQKYFPGLYGDENLGCMVFHVCALTDDGLVMKSFLCPESTLFDQTILKCNWWFYVDCKNTMKLYDTNIPVSKSYQLMKALTFFSSYKKEMEDGQPMNPEDVEGIKSAITILENQDSKPQGSENIEIVTPSPNTLPVIDERHSHKNNTTSPVYRGTRDYTNSTEKRNQRRNPVQTQDSEEYKLITLNANINFNNTKSSENKSSENSSERKRRRMVSRNNYTPTTKSTTPVTTPTTTTTSTTTQAPVEVTTPSIEIIKQEIQSIEEITPVPEQQAKLTDQIENLGEIDYTILREGEHSPPVRRFYRSSQERDDAINKEIEIVNNEKVQIVRPTSSAQLVGEYPTQTATIAKLDEAVLGRKVSGRFKKEAITIVVPTNYAIYRSPTRDRT, from the exons GTTTCAGCCTGGGCGATGAGCTCGGATTTGAGCAGTCATTAACCAATCAAGACCCGAGTAGACGAAGATCGGTCAGCTTTAAAAATGGAGCGCCTAATATTCTTGTTGATACATCAAGCCGACCGGCGCCCAAACAGGAA AAACGAGCAAAACAGAATCGAATAATGATGAGGCCAATGGCTCCTGTGAGCAGACCCAATCAGTCTGCTATGGACAAACTTTCGACATTACACAGACGCGTTTCCTCTACAATGCAGCCGATCGTCATATCTGGTCCCATTGCAGACACTCCCATGCATAAAGCACAGCCCACTGTCACGATGGCGAAACCGATGCCGATGGGCGTACCACCATTCAGACCGCTACCACCAAAAGAGGAAACATTGAGAGTTGTTCCATTGGCAGCATCGAAGAAAACCTACAGTCCCCTTCAAGCGCCACAAGCTTCCGGAGCACCTTATCAAAGTGAGACGCGCTTTATATCACCCGATAACATGTCAAAGATGGTATCACACATGACAGCTGTACAATACCAACATATACGACAGACACCATCAAAGACGAAATCACAGCCGACATTAAACCCATTCGTTCCCATGCCATCACAAGCCATATCTATCATACCTGCACCAGTTCTTAAACAATCATCGAATGCTATGCCTTATTCGTATAACTCTGTTTCATATCCTAAAACCAATCCTATTTCTAACTTTGTAGACCCAGTTCCTCATCAAGTACACGATATCGCGAATATGTACTCCTACAACACGAAGAAAGTCGACGACTACAATAGTATAAGTGGTTACAGCGATGATATAactcttaaatttaataaagacgatataaatacgaaaatagcTGAAATAGCTAAAGCTGGTAACATATCAATGGAAGCAGTAGAAGCAGCTATAGCGCTGAGGCAACAGCAACTCTTGAGCAAATACGCAAACATTCCGGTTCCAACCACAACAACGAGTACAACAACGACAACGACAACAGAAGCTGTTGTCTTCCAGCTGGAGCCTGAACCGGAAATTATAGTGGCCCCAGTGCCGAACAAACCAAAGAG AAACCCAACATCCGGTAAAGTGATGAACGCCCCGCGCGAGTACTACCCCGTCGGTTACGAAAAGAACTTCGACGATCATTTCCAATCTAAAGTCGACCTTCCAGACACCAACTTCCACTGTGGTGACCAGAAATATTTCCCTGGACTCTACGGAGACGAAAACCTTGGTTGTATG GTATTCCACGTCTGTGCGCTAACAGATGACGGTCTTGTCATGAAATCTTTCCTCTGTCCTGAATCTACTCTCTTCGATCAAACTATCCTCAAGTGTAACTGGTGGTTCTACGTGGACTGCAAGAACACGATGAAGTTGTACGACACCAACATCCCCGTGTCGAAGAGCTATCAGCTGATGAAGGCTTTAACTTTCTTCTCCTCTTATAAGAAAGAAATGGAAGATG GCCAACCAATGAACCCAGAAGATGTAGAAGGCATTAAGAGTGCTATAACGATACTAGAAAATCAAGACTCGAAGCCACAAGGAAGCGAGAACATTGAAATCGTAACGCCATCTCCCAACACACTACCCGTTATAGACGAAAGGCATTCGcacaaaaacaatacaacatCACCTGTATACAGGGGGACCAGAGATTACACTAATTCCACTGAAAAACGAAACCAGAGACGCAACCCTGTACAAACCCAAGACAGCGAAGAATACAAACTTATCACCCTCAAtgccaatattaattttaacaacacGAAATCCTCTGAAAATAAGTCTTCAGAAAATTCATCAGAGAGAAAGAGACGAAGAATGGTATCGAGGAACAACTACACGCCTACAACTAAGTCTACAACTCCTGTTACTACTCCAACTACTACCACTACTTCTACTACTACACAAGCTCCCGTCGAAGTAACAACGCCTtctatagaaataattaaacaagaaaTACAATCGATTGAAGAAATAACACCGGTACCTGAGCAACAAGCAAAGCTAACAGATCAAATTGAAAACTTAGGAGAAATAGATTACACAATTCTAAGAGAAGGCGAACATTCTCCACCAGTACGACGATTCTATCGATCAAGTCAAGAAAGAGATGACGCGATAAATAAAGAGATAGAGATAgttaataatgaaaaagtaCAGATCGTAAGACCGACGTCCTCAGCTCAACTCGTTGGGGAGTATCCCACTCAAACAGCGACTATTGCTAAATTAGACGAAGCAGTGTTAGGTAGGAAAGTAAGCGGAAGATTCAAGAAGGAGGCGATAACGATAGTCGTTCCGACGAACTACGCCATCTATCGAAGTCCGACGCGGGATCGAACCTAG